One part of the Treponema sp. OMZ 787 genome encodes these proteins:
- a CDS encoding Rpn family recombination-promoting nuclease/putative transposase, whose protein sequence is MSTANRKYKDSVFVDLFAEDENAKENFLSLYNALHGTNLKLSCPVENIRLDNVMYMNIINDVSCLVDNKIIVLAEHQSTINENMPLRFLQYIARLYEKLQAPTDRYLRKLSKIPTPEFYVFYNGTDNYPESTTLKLSDAFIKKSNALPLELEVKVYNINKNKGAEVLSRCKTLEEYSLFVEEVRVQTQLDSENGFTNAVKICIEKGILKEYLLRKSREVINMLIAEYDYDTDIAVQRQESLMIGIQQGFADGSYQTKLETARLLKQLGDSTQKIIQVTGLSAMEIEKL, encoded by the coding sequence ATGAGTACGGCAAACAGAAAATATAAGGACTCGGTTTTTGTCGACCTTTTTGCAGAAGATGAAAACGCAAAAGAAAATTTTTTATCACTATATAATGCTTTGCATGGCACGAATTTAAAACTTTCATGTCCCGTTGAAAATATAAGGTTGGATAATGTTATGTACATGAACATAATAAATGATGTTTCCTGCCTTGTTGACAATAAAATTATTGTTCTTGCGGAGCATCAGTCGACTATAAATGAAAATATGCCTTTACGCTTTTTACAGTATATCGCAAGGTTGTATGAAAAACTACAAGCACCGACAGATAGGTATCTAAGAAAATTATCAAAAATACCTACACCGGAATTTTATGTTTTTTATAATGGTACGGACAACTATCCTGAATCTACAACGTTAAAATTGTCGGATGCATTTATTAAAAAGTCTAATGCTCTTCCATTAGAGCTTGAAGTAAAAGTATATAACATAAATAAAAACAAAGGAGCAGAAGTATTAAGCCGCTGTAAGACTCTGGAAGAATATAGTTTGTTTGTAGAAGAAGTGAGAGTCCAAACACAGCTAGATAGTGAAAACGGCTTTACCAATGCTGTAAAAATATGTATAGAAAAAGGTATCTTAAAGGAATACTTACTAAGAAAATCACGGGAGGTAATCAATATGTTAATTGCAGAATATGATTATGACACAGATATTGCAGTTCAACGACAAGAAAGCCTAATGATTGGAATACAGCAAGGCTTTGCTGACGGATCTTATCAAACAAAACTTGAAACTGCGCGGTTGTTAAAACAACTGGGGGATTCAACTCAGAAAATTATACAAGTTACAGGCCTTTCCGCAATGGAAATAGAAAAACTTTAA
- a CDS encoding polyprenyl synthetase family protein — translation MSELNKRLENIEKTLDLFLPEKITSSWISQSFGELNANLSDDFFLNIINPVRDLVKRGGKRWRPLLCVLSCELAEGDPEKAYPLTPLIEFCHTASLVHDDIEDKSDTRRGAPAAHIKYGLDTALNSASWLYFEALNPLINYKTSESVRAGIYLLYSQNLRRLHLGQSMDIGWHSNPDIIPSVDEYITMISLKTGSLAKLAGELGFTAAGKAMNEILEYGKLMTDMGIGFQILDDVKNITDGNAGKKRGDDIVEGKKSLPVIFYAEENPKGAEKIKLLFKQAAKEGIESPAVEECISAISSSKAVKRAEDYGKKIVEASLIKLQNNYKQNEAKELIFDLFNTILR, via the coding sequence ATGAGTGAATTAAACAAACGGCTTGAAAATATTGAAAAGACTCTTGACTTATTTTTACCCGAAAAGATAACTTCTTCTTGGATTTCTCAAAGTTTCGGCGAATTAAATGCAAATTTGTCCGATGACTTTTTTTTAAACATAATCAATCCTGTAAGGGATTTGGTAAAGCGGGGCGGAAAAAGGTGGAGGCCCCTTCTATGCGTACTTTCATGTGAACTGGCCGAAGGCGATCCGGAAAAGGCTTACCCCCTTACCCCCCTCATAGAGTTTTGCCACACGGCAAGCCTTGTCCATGACGATATAGAAGACAAGTCGGACACCCGCAGAGGGGCTCCGGCTGCTCACATAAAATACGGGCTTGACACGGCCTTAAATTCCGCCTCATGGCTCTATTTTGAAGCCCTTAATCCCCTGATCAATTACAAAACATCTGAATCGGTAAGGGCCGGAATATATTTGCTTTATTCTCAAAATTTAAGAAGGCTTCACTTAGGACAGTCGATGGATATAGGCTGGCATTCAAATCCCGATATCATTCCGTCCGTCGATGAATACATCACCATGATAAGCCTAAAAACCGGCTCGCTTGCAAAGCTGGCAGGAGAGTTGGGATTTACAGCTGCCGGTAAGGCTATGAATGAGATTTTGGAATACGGAAAACTTATGACCGATATGGGAATAGGTTTTCAGATCTTGGACGATGTTAAAAATATTACCGACGGAAATGCGGGAAAAAAGCGCGGAGACGACATAGTTGAAGGCAAAAAAAGCTTACCGGTAATTTTTTATGCAGAAGAAAATCCTAAAGGTGCCGAAAAAATAAAACTTTTATTTAAACAGGCAGCAAAGGAAGGAATAGAATCTCCGGCCGTAGAAGAGTGTATTTCGGCTATTTCTTCTTCAAAGGCCGTAAAAAGGGCCGAAGATTACGGTAAAAAGATTGTAGAAGCTTCATTGATAAAGCTTCAAAATAATTACAAGCAAAACGAAGCAAAAGAACTTATCTTCGATTTGTTTAACACAATATTGAGGTAG
- a CDS encoding tetratricopeptide repeat protein, producing MQESAQFFNDTGVSMSIQGFHNEAIACLKKGLALEPDNSLMWLNLGLSYYAAKRQNDSKFALFQSLKYNPYEADAWDSLGLVLFETGDIDQAERAFESALKLEPENGRVWNNYGTVLFNKENYKAARRAFESAVTLDPEMGDAVFNLRDTYLELGMDNLAEKCNKILKEMDYQE from the coding sequence ATGCAAGAATCGGCTCAATTTTTTAACGATACGGGAGTCAGTATGTCAATTCAAGGCTTTCATAACGAAGCCATAGCCTGCTTAAAAAAAGGACTAGCCCTTGAACCCGACAACAGCCTCATGTGGCTTAACCTCGGCTTAAGCTACTACGCAGCAAAAAGACAAAACGACAGCAAATTTGCCCTTTTTCAATCTTTAAAATACAATCCCTATGAGGCCGATGCTTGGGATTCTTTAGGCCTCGTTCTATTTGAAACCGGAGACATCGATCAGGCCGAAAGAGCCTTTGAAAGTGCCTTAAAACTTGAACCCGAAAACGGCCGCGTTTGGAACAATTACGGAACTGTGCTTTTCAATAAAGAAAACTATAAGGCTGCAAGAAGAGCCTTTGAATCGGCCGTTACACTTGACCCCGAAATGGGAGATGCAGTGTTTAATTTGCGTGACACTTATCTTGAATTGGGTATGGATAATTTGGCCGAAAAATGCAATAAGATTTTAAAAGAAATGGATTATCAAGAATAA
- a CDS encoding TIGR00282 family metallophosphoesterase, producing MNILYIAEITGKAGVWLVKTQLSNLKEKYKADFVIANANSATGSGGLGKQHAVYLKKLGVDCITSGDLIFQKKDLVDDLHKTPHVLRPFNLPSESPGQGWKIFNFNKNKKIAVVSAIGRIGHHKIMAENPFTETEKLVSQLKEEADLIFVDFSSFATAEKQALGFLLSGKVSALIGSGTRVQTADECILENKTAYITDAGRTGSLNSVGGYAIEDKIREYRTCLPDFGKDAWARPALQGIFIKTDDDGNTIEIKRIFEESELCKETE from the coding sequence ATGAATATTTTATACATTGCAGAAATTACAGGAAAGGCAGGTGTTTGGCTTGTAAAGACACAACTTTCAAATCTAAAAGAAAAATATAAGGCCGACTTTGTTATAGCCAATGCAAACTCTGCTACAGGTTCAGGAGGTCTTGGAAAGCAGCATGCCGTCTATTTAAAAAAATTGGGAGTTGACTGCATAACTTCGGGAGATTTGATCTTTCAAAAAAAAGACTTGGTGGATGACCTCCATAAAACACCTCATGTACTCCGCCCCTTTAATCTTCCGTCAGAATCTCCCGGTCAAGGATGGAAAATTTTTAACTTCAATAAAAATAAAAAAATAGCTGTAGTTTCAGCCATCGGAAGAATAGGTCATCACAAGATCATGGCAGAAAATCCCTTTACGGAAACCGAAAAACTTGTTTCTCAATTAAAGGAAGAAGCGGATCTTATCTTCGTAGATTTTTCTTCATTTGCAACTGCCGAAAAACAGGCCCTAGGTTTTTTACTTTCAGGAAAGGTTTCAGCCCTTATCGGCTCAGGAACAAGGGTTCAAACGGCCGACGAGTGTATTTTAGAAAATAAAACGGCCTATATAACGGATGCAGGCAGAACAGGAAGCCTTAACTCGGTCGGGGGATATGCTATTGAAGATAAGATAAGGGAATACCGAACCTGTCTTCCCGATTTTGGAAAAGACGCCTGGGCCCGCCCCGCCCTCCAGGGCATTTTTATCAAAACCGATGATGACGGAAACACGATAGAAATAAAAAGAATTTTTGAGGAGTCGGAACTTTGCAAAGAAACGGAATAG
- a CDS encoding SoxR reducing system RseC family protein, giving the protein MQRNGIVTSVLIDKNTEKINIDLDNSQTEDSCSIKQKNCYAVKNCATCGGCGFAGKNKETGLFAVSGNKITALNKSGRNLKKGDKVIVEIKENQTRIQALSSVILPIFLAFILSLSFYFFFYTEKAIVGGLFLGLIMGTALAFPLKNKMGDKALPQVIG; this is encoded by the coding sequence TTGCAAAGAAACGGAATAGTTACCTCAGTATTGATCGATAAGAATACGGAAAAGATAAACATAGATTTGGATAATTCACAGACTGAAGACTCCTGCTCTATAAAACAAAAAAACTGCTATGCGGTAAAAAACTGTGCAACTTGCGGGGGCTGCGGCTTTGCCGGAAAAAACAAGGAAACCGGCCTTTTTGCTGTAAGCGGAAATAAGATTACGGCCTTAAACAAGAGCGGCAGAAATTTAAAAAAAGGAGACAAGGTTATTGTCGAAATTAAGGAAAATCAAACAAGAATTCAAGCCCTTTCTTCGGTTATTCTTCCTATCTTCCTCGCATTTATTTTAAGTTTAAGCTTCTATTTCTTTTTTTACACCGAAAAAGCAATTGTAGGAGGTCTTTTTTTGGGTCTCATAATGGGAACAGCCCTAGCCTTTCCATTAAAAAATAAAATGGGAGATAAGGCCCTGCCTCAAGTAATAGGTTGA